Within the Devosia lucknowensis genome, the region AGGTGACGGTAGCCGAGGTCGAGCATCTGGTACCCACTGGCACGCTCGATCCCGACCATATCCATACCCCGGGCATCTTCGTCGACCGCATCGTTCACGTGCCCAGCCCGGTCAAGCATATCGAGCAGCGCACGACCCGAAATCGAAGCGAGGAGATTGCCTGATGGCCTGGACCCGCGATCAGATGGCGGCCCGCGCCGCCCGGGAGCTGCGCGACGGCTTCTACGTCAATCTCGGCATCGGCATTCCGACGCTGGTGGCCAATTATATTCCCTCGGGCATGGATGTGCGCCTGCAGAGCGAAAACGGCATGCTGGGCATGGGCCCGTTTCCCTATGCGGGCGAAGAGGACGCAGACCTCATCAATGCCGGCAAACAGACCATCACCGCCCTGCCCGAGACCAGCTTCTTTTCGAGCGCCGACAGCTTTGGCATGATCCGCGGCGGCCATATCGATCTCTCGATCCTGGGCGCCATGCAGGTCGCGGAAAACGGCGACCTCGCCAACTGGATGATCCCGGGGAAGATGGTGAAGGGCATGGGCGGTGCCATGGACCTCGTGGCCGGCGTCAAACGCGTCGTCGTGGTCATGGAACACGAGGCCAAGGGTCAACCGAAACTGCTGCGCCAATGCAACCTGCCCCTCACCGGGCAGCGCGTGGCCGACCTGGTGATCACCGATCTCGGCGTCTTTGCCATCAACCGCCGCGGCCCGGTCGAGATGCGTCTGATCGAACTGGCAGACGCGGTGAGCGTGGACGAGATCAAGGCCAAGACCGAAGCCCACTTCATCGTTGATCTCGAGGAGCGCGCCGCATGAGCGACATCGTCATCGTCAGTGCCGCACGGACCCCTGTCGGCAGTTTTCTCGGCCCGCTTTCGAGCCTGCCGGCACATGACCTGGGCAGCGTCGCCATCACGGCAGCGCTCGAACGCGCAGGCGTCGGGCCCGAAACGGTGGACGAAGTCATCCTCGGCCAGATCCTGACGGCAGGAGCCGGCCAGAACCCGGCGCGACAAGCCGCCATGAAGGCCGGCATTTCGGCATCGGCGACCGCCTTCGGCATCAACCAGCTGTGTGGCTCAGGCCTGCGCGCAGTCGCCCTCGGGATGCAGCAGATCCTTTCGGGCGACGCGACCATCGTGGTGGCAGGCGGCCAGGAATCCATGTCGCAGTCGCCGCATTGCCAGATGTTGCGCTCGGGCACGAAGATGGGCGCTGTCAGCCTCGTCGACACCATGCTCAGCGATGGCCTCACCGACGCCTTCGGCGGCTACCATATGGGCGTGACGGCCGAAAATGTGGCACGCCAGTTCGGCATTACCCGTGACCAGCAGGACAGCTTCGCGGCATCGAGCCAGCGCAAGGCCGGAGATGCCCAGGCCAGCGGCCATTTCCACGCGGAAATCGCTCCCGTCACGATCGAGACGCGCAAGGGTGTCACGGTCGTCGATGCCGACGACCACCTGCGCCCCGAGACCAGCGTCGAAACGCTCGCCAAACTGCGACCTGCCTTCGACAAGGACGGGAGCGTCACCGCCGGGAATGCGTCGGGTCTCAACGACGGCGCGGCAGCGCTGGTGCTGATGCATGCCAATGAAGCAAGCCGGCGCGGTCTGACGCCACTCGCCAGGATCG harbors:
- a CDS encoding acetyl-CoA C-acetyltransferase, whose protein sequence is MSDIVIVSAARTPVGSFLGPLSSLPAHDLGSVAITAALERAGVGPETVDEVILGQILTAGAGQNPARQAAMKAGISASATAFGINQLCGSGLRAVALGMQQILSGDATIVVAGGQESMSQSPHCQMLRSGTKMGAVSLVDTMLSDGLTDAFGGYHMGVTAENVARQFGITRDQQDSFAASSQRKAGDAQASGHFHAEIAPVTIETRKGVTVVDADDHLRPETSVETLAKLRPAFDKDGSVTAGNASGLNDGAAALVLMHANEASRRGLTPLARIASWATAGVDPSIMGTGPIPASRKALAKAGWSVADLERVEANEAFAAQACAVNAGMGWDPDIVNVHGGAIALGHPIGASGARVLVTLLHELQRSSLKRGLATLCIGGGMGIAMCVEAN
- a CDS encoding 3-oxoacid CoA-transferase subunit B, with amino-acid sequence MAWTRDQMAARAARELRDGFYVNLGIGIPTLVANYIPSGMDVRLQSENGMLGMGPFPYAGEEDADLINAGKQTITALPETSFFSSADSFGMIRGGHIDLSILGAMQVAENGDLANWMIPGKMVKGMGGAMDLVAGVKRVVVVMEHEAKGQPKLLRQCNLPLTGQRVADLVITDLGVFAINRRGPVEMRLIELADAVSVDEIKAKTEAHFIVDLEERAA